From one Dama dama isolate Ldn47 chromosome 4, ASM3311817v1, whole genome shotgun sequence genomic stretch:
- the LOC133051918 gene encoding solute carrier family 2, facilitated glucose transporter member 3-like, whose translation MGTVKVTAPLIFAISVATIGSFQFGYNSGVINAPEAIIKDFLNYTLEEQSETPPSRVLLTSLWSLSVAIFSVGGMIGSLSVGLFVNRFGRRNSMLIVNVLAIAGSCLMGFCKIAESVGMLIMGRLVIGLFCGLCTGFVPMYIKEISPTALRGTFGALNQLGIVIGILVAQIFGLEVILGTKDLWPLLLGFTIIPAIIQLAALPFCPESPRFLLINRKEEEKAKEVLQRFWGTEDVAQDIQEMKDESVRMSQEKQVTVLELFRSPNYRQPIIISIMLQLSQQLSGINAVFYYSTGTFKDAGVQKPVYATISTGVVNTIFTVASVFLVERAGRRTLHLIGLGGMAFCSIFITISLLLKNDCTSMSFICIGAILVFVAFFEIGPGPIPWFIVAELFGQGSRPAAMAVAGCSNWTSNFLVGLLFPLATFYLGAYVFIFFTVFLIIFWVFTFFKVPENHGRTFEEITPAFEG comes from the coding sequence ATGGGGACCGTGAAGGTCACCGCACCTCTGATCTTCGCCATCTCAGTTGCTACCATAGGCTCTTTCCAGTTTGGCTACAACTCTGGAGTCATCAATGCTCCTGAGGCCATCATAAAGGACTTTCTCAACTACACTTTGGAGGAGCAGTCAGAAACCCCCCCGTCCAGGGTGCTCCTCACATCCCTGTGGTCCTTGTCCGTGGCCATCTTCTCCGTGGGTGGTATGATCGGTTCCCTCTCCGTCGGACTCTTTGTCAACCGATTTGGCAGGCGCAATTCAATGCTTATTGTCAACGTGTTGGCCATAGCTGGCAGCTGCCTTATGGGATTCTGCAAAATAGCAGAGTCAGTTGGAATGCTGATCATGGGCCGACTGGTTATCGGCCTTTTCTGCGGACTCTGCACAGGATTCGTGCCCATGTACATTAAAGAGATCTCACCTACTGCCCTGCGGGGCACCTTTGGTGCTCTCAACCAGCTGGGCATTGTTATTGGAATTCTGGTGGCCCAGATCTTTGGTCTAGAAGTCATCTTGGGGACTAAAGATCTCTGGCCTCTGCTCCTGGGCTTCACCATCATACCAGCCATCATCCAGCTCGCTGCCCTTCCATTTTGCCCTGAAAGTCCTAGATTCTTGCTCATTaacagaaaggaggaggagaaagcaaaggaggtCCTCCAGAGATTCTGGGGCACCGAGGACGTGGCTCAGGACATCCAGGAGATGAAGGATGAGAGTGTGCGGATGTCACAGGAGAAGCAAGTCACAGTGCTAGAGCTCTTTCGCTCCCCCAACTACCGGCAACCCATCATTATCTCCATCATGCTCCAGCTCTCCCAGCAGCTCTCTGGGATCAACGCGGTGTTCTACTACTCGACAGGAACCTTCAAAGATGCAGGTGTCCAGAAGCCGGTCTATGCCACCATCAGCACAGGTGTGGTCAACAccatcttcactgtggcatcTGTGTTCTTGGTGGAAAGGGCTGGGAGGAGGACTCTACACCTGATTGGCCTTGGAGGGATGGCTTTTTGTTCCATCTTCATCACGATTTCTCTGTTACTAAAGAATGATTGTACCTCGATGAGCTTTATCTGCATTGGGGCCATCCTGGTCTTTGTGGCCTTCTTTGAAATTGGCCCAGGCCCCATTCCCTGGTTTATTGTGGCTGAACTATTTGGCCAGGGATCCCGCCCGGCTGCCATGGCAGTGGCTGGATGTTCCAACTGGACATCTAACTTTTTGGTTGGACTGCTCTTCCCCTTGGCCACGTTCTACTTAGGTGCCTACGTTTTCATCTTCTTCACTGTCTTCCTCATTATCTTCTGGGTCTTCACCTTCTTCAAAGTTCCTGAGAACCATGGCAGGACTTTTGAGGAAATTACACCAGCCTTTGAAGGGTAG
- the LOC133055214 gene encoding LOW QUALITY PROTEIN: cationic amino acid transporter 3-like (The sequence of the model RefSeq protein was modified relative to this genomic sequence to represent the inferred CDS: inserted 1 base in 1 codon), with protein MLHQYVGQFGEKLVRRRPLELRAERPRTYLNTLDLVALGVGSTLGAGVYILTGELAKVRAGPATVICFLVAALSCVMSSLCFAEFGARVPRSGTAYLYIYITVGQLCAFIIGWNLILSYVIATSCVSRAWSYVFDNLIGNHISQVLQETFSLQMPYFLARYPDFFALGLVLLLTGLQVLGARESALINKVFTGINILVLSFIILSGFIKGDLHNWKLTEQDYTLNTSASSDISSLGPLGSGGFVPFDYEGILHGAATCFYAFLGFDSIATRGEEALNPDRSIPLGIMITLFICFLVYFGVSASLTLMVPYYLIHPASPFPQAFLHIGWDAARYVIIVGTLCALTSSLLGTMFTTPRLICTMAEDGLLFRGLVWIHDGTGTPVTAIMASGNLAGIMALLFEFRDLVDLVSIRTLFVYLLVALSGLVLRYQQDQNLSKQEKTEEKIEMKPDVEGSPLESVPERGTSNILKSLCDPISTIPTQKSGQIVYGCAFLLVLLLTILSLILAQWPSQVFSGDPVLTTVAVLLLLLITGVTVIIWRQPXSPTHLYFKVPALPVLPLVSIFLNIYLMMQMTSGAWAQFGIWMMIGFAIYFGHGIRHSLEENDEPQPPASTSQTLDKNIS; from the exons ATGCTGCATCAGTATGTTGGCCAATTTGGTGAAAAGCTGGTCCGCAGGCGTCCACTGGAGCTCAGGGCGGAGAGACCCAGAACTTATCTTAACACCCTCGACCTGGTGGCCTTGGGTGTGGGCAGCACCCTGGGAGCTGGCGTGTACATCTTGACTGGTGAATTAGCCAAAGTGAGAGCTGGACCAGCGACCGTCATCTGCTTCCTGGTGGCCGCCCTGTCTTGTGTGATGTCTAGTCTCTGCTTTGCTGAGTTTGGGGCCCGGGTACCACGCTCTGGTACTGCGTATCTCTACATCTACATCACTGTGGGACAATTGTGTGCCTTCATCATTGGCTGGAACCTCATCCTGTCCTATGTCATTG CCACCTCCTGTGTGTCCAGGGCCTGGAGCTATGTCTTTGACAACCTGATTGGGAACCACATCTCTCAGGTGTTACAGGAGACTTTCTCTCTGCAAATGCCCTACTTCTTGGCCAGGTATCCAGATTTTTTTGCCCTGGGCCTGGTACTCCTGTTAACAG GACTGCAGGTTCTGGGAGCTCGTGAGTCAGCCCTGATTAATAAAGTGTTCACAGGCATCAACATTTTGGTTCTCAGCTTCATCATCCTCTCTGGCTTCATTAAGGGAGACCTGCACAACTGGAAGCTCACGGAACAGGACTACACATTGAACACGTCTGCATCCAGTGACATCTCTAG CTTGGGTCCTCTGGGTTCTGGAGGGTTTGTACCCTTTGATTATGAAGGGATTCTCCACGGAGCAGCTACATGTTTCTATGCATTTCTTGGCTTTGATTCCATTGCTACTAGAG GGGAAGAAGCTCTAAATCCTGATCGTTCCATCCCTTTGGGCATCATGATCACGCTCTTCATCTGTTTTTTGGTGTATTTTGGTGTCTCGGCATCACTCACTCTCATGGTGCCCTACTACCTGATTCATCCTGCAAGCCCCTTTCCACAGGCTTTTCTCCACATTGGCTGGGATGCTGCCAGATATGTCATAATTGTTGGCACCCTCTGTGCTCTTACATCCAG cctcctggGTACCATGTTCACCACGCCTCGGCTGATCTGTACAATGGCAGAGGACGGGCTCCTTTTCCGGGGACTTGTCTGGATCCATGATGGCACAGGCACCCCCGTCACAGCCATCATGGCCTCTGGGAACCTTGCAG GGATCATGGCATTACTTTTTGAGTTCAGGGATCTTGTGGACCTTGTGTCAATCAGGACCCTGTTTGTTTACTTGCTGGTGGCTCTTTCTGGTCTTGTCCTCAG GTACCAGCAAGATCAGAATTTAAGCAAGcaggagaaaacagaggagaaaattgAGATGAAGCCTGATGTTGAAGGAAGTCCTTTGGAATCTGTACCTGAAAGAGGAACATCAAACATTCTGAAGAGTCTGTGTGACCCTATCAGCACCATCCCCACCCAGAAATCTGGCCAGATTGTCTATGGATGTGCCTTCCTGCTTG TTCTCCTGCTGACCATCCTGAGCCTGATCCTGGCCCAGTGGCCCAGCCAGGTGTTCTCTGGAGACCCCGTGCTCACAACAGtggctgtgctgctgctgctgctcatcaCTGGGGTCACAGTCATCATCTGGAGGCAGC AGAGCCCCACTCACCTTTATTTTAAG GTCCCTGCTCTGCCTGTCCTCCCACTGGTGAGCATCTTTCTGAACATTTACCTGATGATGCAGATGACCTCTGGGGCCTGGGCCCAGTTTGGCATCTGGATGATGATTG GATTTGCCATATACTTTGGACATGGGATCCGACACAGCTTGGAGGAGAATGATGAGCCACAGCCACCAGCCTCCACCTCCCAGACTCTTGACAAAAACATATCATGA